The Sulfurimonas hydrogeniphila genome includes a window with the following:
- the metE gene encoding 5-methyltetrahydropteroyltriglutamate--homocysteine S-methyltransferase translates to MSKNTYVVGFPRIGEQRELKFALESYWAKKSSFSEVEKVAKTLKQRHWNYQKNAGIEYISTNDFSFYDNMLDMAVTLNAVPKRFTHLQGEERYFAMARGNKDALAMEMTKWFNTNYHYIVPELSLEDEYELNADKIISEYKEAKKQGFTCKINIIGPLTFLGLSKRADGGDTYELYSKILAVYEDLLQEIAKLDESVTLQIDEPIFVKDLETTVLSLIKPTYDKLANVSKNIKIAVVTYFEHSCEATKILLHTPVWALGLDFLYGKENFDSLELIAKSDKMLIAGVVDGRNIWKNDIEKSVNLLNSIALHVNKNNILVSSSCSLLHVPFSLKYEEKMNPEIKNWLSYGIEKLDEIALISKIFFHSQEALDANELQFLKENQEANISRRTSKLIHDEKVQERINNIDKYERDGKYEQRIKLQKEKLQYLPLATTTIGSFPQTPEIRHARREYKNGNLDEKSYKNEMKKYIDDCVAFQEECGLEILVHGEPERNDMVEYFGEQLQGYGFSQNGWVQSYGSRCVKPPFIYGDISRPKPMTVEWITYAQSKTKKIMKGMLTGPVTILNWSFVRDDMERSEVSKQIALGISDEVDDLQKAGIQIIQVDEAAFKEGYPLRKAKVQEYEDWAVRDFKLSVSCAKQETQIHTHMCYSEFNDIIATIEAMDADVISIETARSGNELLKIFAKVGYKQEVGPGVYDIHSPRIPSVEEIVTQIHSLLEVLPKEQLWINPDCGLKTRKWEEVKPSLKNMVEAVKIVRKTLG, encoded by the coding sequence ATGTCAAAAAATACGTATGTAGTAGGATTTCCAAGAATCGGAGAACAAAGAGAACTGAAATTTGCCCTTGAGAGCTATTGGGCAAAAAAAAGCAGCTTTAGTGAAGTTGAAAAAGTAGCAAAAACATTGAAGCAAAGACACTGGAACTATCAAAAAAATGCAGGTATAGAATATATCAGCACAAATGATTTTTCCTTTTATGACAACATGCTTGATATGGCAGTCACATTAAATGCTGTGCCAAAGCGCTTTACACATCTGCAGGGGGAAGAACGCTATTTTGCAATGGCAAGAGGCAACAAAGATGCCCTAGCGATGGAGATGACAAAATGGTTTAATACAAACTACCACTACATCGTTCCTGAATTATCACTTGAAGATGAGTACGAATTAAATGCCGATAAAATCATATCAGAATATAAAGAAGCAAAAAAACAGGGGTTTACATGTAAAATTAACATCATAGGACCATTGACATTTTTAGGGCTTTCAAAAAGAGCAGACGGTGGTGATACTTATGAATTGTATTCTAAAATTTTGGCTGTATATGAAGATCTTCTTCAAGAAATAGCCAAACTTGATGAGAGTGTTACTTTGCAAATTGATGAACCTATATTTGTAAAAGATCTTGAGACAACAGTGCTGAGCCTTATAAAACCGACCTATGACAAACTTGCCAATGTTTCTAAAAATATAAAAATTGCAGTTGTAACATATTTTGAACACTCATGCGAAGCAACAAAAATTCTTTTGCATACTCCTGTTTGGGCTCTTGGACTTGATTTTTTATATGGCAAAGAAAACTTTGATTCACTTGAACTCATTGCCAAATCTGACAAAATGCTTATTGCAGGCGTAGTTGACGGAAGAAACATTTGGAAAAACGATATTGAGAAGAGTGTCAATCTGCTTAATAGCATCGCTTTACATGTAAACAAAAATAATATCCTGGTTTCTTCTTCATGCTCTTTGCTGCATGTACCCTTTAGCCTGAAATATGAAGAGAAAATGAATCCTGAAATAAAAAATTGGCTAAGTTACGGTATTGAAAAACTTGATGAAATTGCGCTTATCAGTAAAATATTTTTTCACTCTCAAGAAGCATTAGATGCAAATGAGCTTCAGTTTTTAAAAGAAAACCAAGAAGCAAACATTTCCAGAAGAACTTCAAAACTGATTCATGATGAAAAAGTACAAGAGAGAATCAACAATATTGACAAATATGAACGTGATGGAAAATACGAACAGAGAATAAAACTTCAAAAAGAAAAACTGCAATATTTGCCACTTGCTACAACAACTATCGGTTCATTTCCGCAAACACCTGAAATAAGACATGCCAGACGGGAATATAAAAATGGCAACTTGGATGAAAAAAGCTATAAAAATGAGATGAAAAAATATATAGATGACTGTGTAGCTTTTCAAGAAGAGTGCGGGCTTGAAATTTTAGTCCATGGGGAACCAGAACGCAATGATATGGTTGAATACTTTGGAGAACAGCTTCAGGGTTATGGCTTTTCCCAAAACGGCTGGGTGCAGAGCTATGGAAGCCGCTGTGTGAAACCGCCTTTTATTTACGGTGATATATCCCGTCCAAAGCCAATGACAGTAGAGTGGATCACCTATGCACAGAGCAAAACAAAAAAAATAATGAAAGGTATGCTCACAGGCCCTGTCACGATTTTAAACTGGTCATTTGTGCGGGATGATATGGAGCGTAGTGAAGTCAGCAAACAAATTGCACTTGGAATCAGTGACGAAGTAGATGATTTGCAAAAAGCCGGTATACAAATAATTCAGGTTGACGAAGCTGCATTTAAAGAGGGATATCCTTTGAGAAAAGCAAAAGTGCAAGAGTATGAAGATTGGGCTGTAAGAGACTTCAAGCTTTCGGTAAGCTGTGCAAAACAAGAGACACAGATTCATACACATATGTGCTACAGTGAATTTAATGACATTATTGCAACCATAGAAGCTATGGATGCGGACGTTATCTCAATAGAAACGGCGAGAAGCGGAAATGAACTGCTGAAAATTTTTGCAAAAGTCGGCTATAAACAGGAAGTAGGTCCAGGTGTTTATGATATTCATTCGCCAAGAATTCCATCTGTAGAAGAGATTGTCACACAGATTCATTCTCTCTTAGAGGTACTTCCAAAAGAGCAGTTATGGATAAATCCTGACTGTGGACTTAAAACACGTAAATGGGAAGAAGTGAAGCCCTCTTTGAAAAATATGGTAGAAGCTGTAAAAATTGTCAGAAAAACATTAGGCTAA
- the napH gene encoding quinol dehydrogenase ferredoxin subunit NapH has protein sequence MSKLWNNYRYLILRRFTQIGILILFFGANAWGWKILEGNLSSSELFGIVPMSDPYAVLQMVAAGAVVASDLLIGVAVVALFYFLIGGRAFCSWVCPINMVTDSANYLRRVFDIDRAQITKQPITRNVRYWILGISLIVSAFMGIAAFEFVSPISMMHRGLVFGMGFGWAAIGMIFLFDLFVLKNGWCGHICPLGGFYSLLGKFSFIRVHHLEENCTLCMKCKVVCPEKQVLHMIGKESLPVLSGECTNCARCIEVCDDDALRFSIRDFIQNKKMGE, from the coding sequence ATGAGTAAACTATGGAATAACTATAGATATCTTATTTTAAGAAGATTTACACAAATTGGAATATTAATTCTATTTTTCGGTGCAAATGCCTGGGGATGGAAGATACTTGAAGGAAACCTCAGTTCATCCGAACTATTTGGAATTGTTCCGATGAGTGATCCTTATGCAGTGTTGCAGATGGTGGCAGCAGGTGCCGTTGTCGCAAGTGATTTACTTATAGGAGTGGCAGTTGTTGCACTGTTTTATTTTTTAATAGGCGGAAGAGCGTTCTGTTCTTGGGTTTGTCCTATTAATATGGTGACAGACAGTGCTAATTATTTAAGAAGAGTATTTGATATTGATAGAGCGCAAATAACAAAACAACCAATTACAAGAAATGTAAGATATTGGATTTTGGGTATTAGTTTAATAGTTTCGGCCTTTATGGGTATAGCAGCTTTTGAATTTGTATCGCCAATATCAATGATGCACAGAGGTCTTGTCTTTGGTATGGGCTTTGGCTGGGCAGCTATCGGTATGATATTTCTTTTTGATTTGTTTGTCCTTAAAAATGGTTGGTGTGGTCATATATGTCCACTCGGTGGATTTTATTCACTTTTAGGAAAGTTTAGTTTTATTAGAGTGCATCATCTGGAAGAAAACTGTACACTTTGTATGAAATGTAAAGTAGTTTGTCCTGAAAAACAAGTACTTCATATGATAGGCAAAGAATCACTTCCTGTACTCTCAGGAGAGTGTACAAATTGTGCCAGATGTATAGAAGTATGTGATGATGATGCTTTAAGGTTCTCAATAAGAGATTTTATTCAAAATAAAAAAATGGGAGAGTAA
- a CDS encoding adenine phosphoribosyltransferase → MITLSKTEKKILENSIRDIQDFPKPGIVFKDITTLLNNKEAYAVLMNHLYQRYKEYNLEYIAGIDARGFIFGAALAQMLGIGFVPIRKKGKLPYTTISEKYALEYGVDEIEVHIDAFGNEKGARVLVIDDLIATGGTANAAATLVNQTGATCIECCFIIGLTFLDGIKKLQEKTDVYSVIEVN, encoded by the coding sequence ATGATAACACTAAGCAAAACTGAAAAAAAAATCCTGGAAAACTCAATCAGAGATATACAAGATTTTCCAAAACCGGGGATTGTGTTCAAAGATATCACTACTTTACTCAACAACAAAGAGGCATATGCTGTTTTGATGAATCATCTTTACCAAAGATATAAAGAGTATAATCTTGAATATATTGCCGGTATTGATGCCAGAGGTTTTATATTCGGTGCGGCATTAGCGCAAATGCTCGGAATTGGATTTGTGCCTATTCGCAAAAAAGGAAAACTTCCCTACACAACCATTAGCGAAAAGTATGCGCTCGAATACGGAGTGGATGAAATCGAAGTTCATATAGATGCTTTTGGAAACGAAAAAGGTGCAAGAGTCCTCGTAATAGATGATTTAATAGCTACAGGCGGTACAGCAAATGCGGCTGCCACACTTGTCAACCAGACAGGTGCCACATGTATCGAATGTTGTTTTATTATAGGACTTACCTTCCTTGACGGTATAAAAAAACTACAAGAAAAAACTGATGTATATTCAGTGATAGAGGTTAACTAA
- the trpB gene encoding tryptophan synthase subunit beta, which yields MYIPSPSKYDPDENGHFGIFGGRYVPETLMPALLQLKVEYEAIRFDEEFWKEVDYYLKDYVGRPSPLFYAENISKEIGAKVYLKREDLNHTGAHKVNNVIAQGLMAKRLGYKKVIAETGAGQHGVATATIAALLDLECEIFMGAKDVERQELNVFRMKLLGAKVNAVESGSRTLKDAMNDAIRHWVTNARDTFYIIGTVAGPHPYPMMVRDFQAIIGWEARAQILQKENRLPDYVLACIGGGSNAIGMFQHFLDDKEVQCIGIEAGGLGLDTNKHGCSLEKGRPGILHGQMSYLLQDEDGQVLEAHSISAGLDYPGIGPEHAFHKDNKSVSYDNVTDQEALDAFVWLSQKEGIIPAFESSHAVAYLKKMPDIKDKLIIVNLSGRGDKDMIQAKDILHFD from the coding sequence ATGTATATTCCCAGCCCTTCAAAATATGATCCTGACGAAAACGGACATTTTGGAATTTTCGGTGGTCGCTATGTTCCTGAAACACTTATGCCGGCACTGCTTCAACTCAAAGTTGAATATGAAGCTATTCGTTTTGATGAAGAGTTCTGGAAAGAGGTCGACTACTATCTAAAAGATTATGTAGGGCGCCCGAGTCCTCTTTTTTATGCCGAAAATATTTCTAAAGAAATCGGTGCAAAGGTTTATCTCAAACGTGAAGACTTAAATCATACAGGTGCTCATAAGGTCAACAATGTTATTGCACAGGGTTTGATGGCAAAACGCTTAGGTTATAAAAAAGTCATTGCTGAGACCGGTGCGGGACAGCATGGTGTGGCAACAGCAACCATTGCAGCACTGCTTGATTTGGAGTGTGAAATATTTATGGGTGCAAAGGATGTAGAGCGCCAAGAACTGAATGTTTTTCGTATGAAACTTCTTGGTGCAAAGGTCAATGCTGTTGAGAGTGGCAGCAGGACACTTAAAGATGCAATGAATGATGCCATCCGTCACTGGGTCACCAATGCAAGAGATACCTTTTACATTATAGGAACAGTCGCCGGTCCACACCCCTACCCTATGATGGTACGCGACTTTCAGGCAATTATCGGCTGGGAGGCAAGAGCACAGATTTTACAAAAAGAGAACAGACTGCCCGATTATGTGCTTGCCTGCATAGGAGGAGGCAGCAATGCTATCGGTATGTTTCAACACTTTTTAGATGATAAAGAGGTGCAATGTATCGGTATTGAAGCCGGTGGACTTGGCTTAGATACAAACAAACACGGCTGTTCTTTGGAAAAAGGGCGTCCAGGTATTTTGCATGGTCAGATGAGCTATCTGCTCCAAGATGAAGACGGACAGGTTCTTGAAGCGCATTCAATCAGTGCGGGACTTGACTACCCGGGCATTGGACCCGAACATGCTTTTCACAAAGACAACAAATCAGTTTCATATGACAATGTCACAGACCAGGAAGCCCTGGATGCATTTGTTTGGCTTTCACAAAAAGAGGGAATCATTCCGGCATTTGAAAGTTCCCATGCAGTCGCCTATTTGAAAAAGATGCCTGATATAAAAGACAAACTCATCATCGTCAACCTCTCAGGCCGCGGAGACAAAGATATGATTCAGGCAAAAGATATTTTACATTTTGACTAA
- a CDS encoding chaperone NapD, with the protein MNVSSIVVQTVPKFLDEVVQSLKECEVCDYHLHDEKGRIIITIEGKDVSEELGKLKVIEAIPHVIAADMQMAYSEDELDANIKVINESDAVPNLLKDENVEIDRVVYHGDLKKKDSQLQEFAKSLSNPDGVE; encoded by the coding sequence ATGAATGTTTCAAGTATAGTGGTACAGACAGTACCGAAGTTTTTAGATGAAGTGGTGCAGAGTTTAAAAGAGTGTGAGGTTTGTGATTATCATTTACATGATGAAAAAGGCCGTATTATCATCACTATAGAAGGTAAAGATGTCAGTGAAGAGCTTGGAAAACTGAAAGTGATAGAAGCCATTCCTCATGTAATTGCGGCTGATATGCAGATGGCATATTCAGAAGATGAACTCGATGCAAATATAAAAGTGATTAATGAATCAGATGCCGTGCCAAATCTACTCAAAGATGAAAATGTTGAGATTGACAGAGTCGTGTACCATGGGGATTTAAAGAAAAAAGATTCTCAGTTGCAAGAGTTTGCAAAAAGCCTGAGTAATCCTGACGGAGTTGAGTAA
- a CDS encoding MTH1187 family thiamine-binding protein has protein sequence MSVLLEFSMFPTSDNCRDGSSVSKQVAKIVDAIDKSGVAYQLTPMGTVVETKTMREALDIIELAYEQVSGCDRVYSSLKFDIRKNTKNRLTSKIKSIETQLKREVQK, from the coding sequence ATGAGTGTACTTTTAGAATTTTCAATGTTTCCGACATCTGATAACTGTCGAGATGGCAGTTCCGTATCAAAACAGGTGGCTAAGATAGTAGACGCTATAGATAAAAGCGGCGTAGCATACCAACTCACCCCGATGGGAACAGTTGTAGAAACAAAGACAATGCGTGAGGCTTTAGACATCATTGAACTTGCGTATGAGCAGGTAAGCGGTTGTGACAGAGTCTATTCTTCACTAAAATTTGATATACGTAAAAACACGAAAAACAGACTGACTTCAAAGATTAAGTCCATAGAAACACAACTAAAGAGAGAAGTCCAAAAATAA
- a CDS encoding leucyl aminopeptidase gives MNIKLTTGETSNVKSNVCLEFITNENLGVHKYYKLLHKSGFKAKQDTLCTLYEKNIIVCGIEDTGNDNIRSAAATAIKSLKTSNYKSASIAVEKSNIKAVVEGLVLGGYEFNKYKTKNEKQKLKNIYLTCKDIAELKDAFEEAVIIADATCYTRDIVNIAPDDLNPPTFAKLAKKLARENSLECTVLGHKELKKERCEAMLAVGRASCHDTKLIHLAYKPKNPKKIISLVGKGLTYDSGGLSLKPATSMVTMKMDKAGACAVLGIIKAVSELKLNIEVHAFVGAVENMIGGNAYKPDDVLTSRKGDTIEVRNTDAEGRLVLADVLDYAQEKVQADYLFDFATLTGACMVALGQYTTGVMGHSNRLRHDISKASGRAGELTASLPFNKYLKKQLKSEIADICNISNKPYGGAITAGLFLDNFIKEENKDKWLHFDIAGSAYTESPWYVNVYGGTGAGVRFMSEFLKSIK, from the coding sequence ATGAATATCAAATTGACGACGGGTGAAACATCCAATGTAAAGAGCAATGTCTGTTTAGAATTCATTACTAATGAAAACTTAGGCGTACACAAATATTATAAACTCCTGCACAAGTCAGGTTTTAAGGCCAAGCAGGACACCTTGTGTACTTTATACGAAAAAAATATAATTGTGTGCGGTATTGAGGATACCGGCAATGATAATATTCGCAGTGCGGCAGCTACAGCGATAAAGTCTTTAAAAACATCTAATTATAAATCTGCGAGCATTGCAGTAGAAAAAAGCAATATAAAAGCTGTTGTAGAAGGTTTGGTCCTTGGCGGATATGAGTTTAACAAATACAAAACAAAAAATGAGAAACAAAAACTTAAAAATATTTACCTTACATGTAAAGATATAGCAGAGCTAAAAGATGCTTTTGAAGAAGCTGTAATAATTGCTGATGCAACCTGTTATACGCGTGATATAGTAAATATTGCTCCTGATGATTTGAATCCGCCTACTTTTGCAAAACTGGCAAAGAAACTGGCACGTGAAAATTCTCTTGAATGCACTGTTTTAGGACATAAAGAACTCAAAAAAGAAAGATGTGAGGCAATGCTTGCAGTCGGTCGCGCTTCGTGTCATGATACAAAACTGATTCACCTGGCATACAAACCAAAAAATCCGAAGAAAATTATATCTCTTGTCGGAAAGGGTCTGACCTATGACAGTGGCGGACTCAGTCTGAAACCTGCAACCTCAATGGTAACAATGAAAATGGACAAAGCCGGAGCCTGTGCAGTGCTGGGTATCATTAAGGCAGTCAGTGAATTAAAACTCAATATTGAAGTACACGCTTTTGTCGGTGCCGTTGAAAATATGATAGGCGGAAATGCCTACAAACCTGATGATGTTTTAACTTCTCGCAAAGGCGATACGATAGAAGTGAGAAACACAGATGCAGAGGGTCGCCTGGTGCTTGCGGATGTGCTTGATTACGCACAGGAAAAAGTTCAAGCAGATTATCTGTTTGATTTTGCAACGCTTACGGGTGCCTGTATGGTAGCTCTTGGACAGTATACAACAGGTGTTATGGGGCATTCCAACAGACTCAGACATGACATTTCCAAAGCTTCAGGCAGAGCCGGAGAGTTGACAGCTTCCCTGCCGTTTAACAAGTATTTGAAAAAACAGCTCAAAAGTGAAATAGCCGATATCTGTAATATTTCAAACAAGCCTTATGGCGGAGCTATTACAGCCGGACTTTTTTTAGACAACTTCATCAAAGAAGAAAACAAAGACAAATGGCTGCACTTTGACATAGCCGGAAGCGCCTATACTGAGAGTCCCTGGTATGTCAATGTATATGGCGGAACCGGTGCAGGTGTCCGTTTTATGAGTGAGTTTTTAAAAAGTATAAAATAA
- a CDS encoding nitrate reductase cytochrome c-type subunit, giving the protein MKILTKITIGFATAALLLVGCNNNAQVKPQEKTQVKPIIDESQLGYRGTTDLLKEDVVPPKVEYHSAAPGTSKKFKRAYQDAPPMIPHDTTGMLPITKDNNQCLMCHMPDMAPSMGATPIPVSHFTNFRPHTSVKGDKILKNGKVVKNTSSETQENVSIKVDKDEKHLYAGRFNCTQCHAPQATNMLVDQNSFRPVYTDPNGASKSSWDQSKWMKNIDTAK; this is encoded by the coding sequence ATGAAAATTTTAACAAAGATTACGATCGGTTTTGCAACTGCAGCTTTATTACTCGTTGGATGTAATAACAATGCACAGGTAAAACCTCAGGAAAAAACACAGGTAAAACCTATAATAGATGAAAGTCAGTTAGGATACAGAGGGACAACTGATCTTTTAAAAGAAGATGTTGTTCCGCCTAAAGTAGAATATCATTCGGCTGCACCGGGAACTTCAAAGAAGTTTAAGCGAGCTTATCAGGATGCTCCGCCGATGATTCCACATGATACAACTGGAATGTTGCCGATTACAAAAGACAACAATCAGTGTTTGATGTGTCATATGCCGGATATGGCGCCATCTATGGGTGCTACACCAATTCCTGTTTCACACTTTACAAATTTTAGACCGCATACCTCTGTCAAAGGTGATAAAATTTTGAAAAACGGAAAAGTGGTTAAAAATACTTCTTCTGAAACACAGGAAAATGTCTCTATAAAAGTGGATAAAGATGAAAAACATCTGTATGCAGGAAGATTTAACTGTACACAGTGTCATGCACCTCAAGCAACAAACATGCTGGTTGACCAAAACAGTTTTAGACCTGTTTATACAGATCCAAACGGTGCTTCCAAATCATCTTGGGATCAATCCAAGTGGATGAAAAATATTGATACTGCAAAGTAA
- a CDS encoding WD40 repeat domain-containing protein, whose amino-acid sequence MKYLVFLLMVISGIHAKGLIQPEYIYKVSSGLVTDVLYKKQKLYCATDDGKIEIFNTKSKKNIQAIKLDKIKDFMGDAIDSKIFSIDLINGSLLILSQDNGGYSRVHIYNSSALHVIISGDDRLNIIKAKFIDKENILIALISNDIISYNIKSKKKNWTTQASMSKFSNFALNNDKTLVAIADESGDVHLISTKEGKHVKTLHGDNVDNIFSIDFKGEVVLTGGQDRRVGVYNLKNGDAYYKMSHFLYME is encoded by the coding sequence ATGAAATATCTTGTTTTTCTACTAATGGTCATTTCAGGCATACATGCAAAAGGTTTAATACAGCCGGAGTATATTTATAAGGTTTCATCAGGACTTGTAACAGATGTTTTATATAAGAAACAAAAACTCTATTGTGCTACTGATGACGGAAAAATAGAAATTTTTAATACAAAAAGCAAAAAAAATATACAGGCAATCAAGTTAGACAAAATTAAAGATTTTATGGGAGATGCAATAGATTCTAAAATATTTTCTATTGATCTGATTAATGGCTCTTTGTTGATACTTTCTCAAGATAACGGAGGATACAGCAGAGTTCATATTTACAATTCTTCAGCTTTACATGTAATCATTTCAGGAGATGACAGACTCAACATTATCAAAGCAAAATTTATAGACAAAGAGAATATATTGATTGCATTAATCAGTAATGACATTATCTCTTATAATATTAAATCAAAAAAGAAAAACTGGACAACACAGGCTTCTATGTCCAAGTTTTCCAATTTTGCACTTAATAATGACAAAACATTAGTGGCTATTGCGGATGAAAGTGGAGATGTGCATCTTATTTCCACCAAGGAGGGCAAGCATGTAAAAACACTTCATGGAGACAATGTCGACAATATTTTCAGCATTGATTTTAAAGGTGAAGTGGTTTTAACAGGAGGACAGGACAGACGTGTAGGAGTGTATAATCTGAAAAACGGCGATGCCTACTATAAGATGTCACACTTTTTGTATATGGAGTAG
- a CDS encoding ferredoxin-type protein NapF, producing the protein MERRELFSFLSSSVKEAAEKNKNETVIIRPPYFNDADAFVTECQNCEAQCATLCQEQIIIIGEDRTPYLDFSKRGCTYCDECATACPSDVLLVENKRKIFADIVINQDKCLSWQGVMCFSCKDPCLEDAIDFKAMFMPEINGKCTSCGFCISRCPADAIDIEKVSE; encoded by the coding sequence ATGGAAAGAAGAGAGCTTTTTAGCTTTCTCTCTTCCTCTGTAAAAGAGGCAGCAGAGAAAAATAAAAATGAAACAGTCATTATACGTCCACCGTATTTTAATGATGCTGATGCTTTTGTTACAGAGTGTCAAAACTGTGAAGCGCAGTGCGCTACTTTGTGTCAAGAGCAGATTATTATTATCGGAGAAGACAGAACACCTTACTTGGATTTTAGCAAAAGAGGCTGTACATATTGTGATGAGTGTGCAACAGCCTGTCCCAGTGATGTTCTTCTGGTTGAAAACAAAAGGAAAATTTTTGCTGATATTGTGATAAATCAGGATAAATGTTTGAGTTGGCAGGGTGTTATGTGTTTTTCATGTAAAGACCCCTGTCTGGAAGATGCCATAGATTTTAAGGCAATGTTTATGCCTGAAATCAATGGCAAATGCACAAGTTGCGGTTTTTGTATCAGCAGATGCCCGGCGGATGCTATTGATATTGAGAAGGTAAGTGAATGA
- the ychF gene encoding redox-regulated ATPase YchF — protein sequence MGLAIGLVGLPNVGKSTTFNALTKAQNAEAANYPFCTIEPNKAVVPVPDKRLHELAKIVNPERIQYSTIDFVDIAGLVKGASKGEGLGNKFLSNIRETEVILQIVRCFEDENIVHNEGSIDPLRDVEIIEGELILADIEVLANRIERLKKQAKADKSAKTVLEMAEELLEFLGEGNLARNFEKADSDEYRQLNREVRFLTDKEIMYGANTDEDGLLEDNEYVKALREHAQKSNCELIKLCAKVEEELIGLEDEEAQEFLTDLGVEESGLEQIIHKGFDKLGLMSYFTAGVKEVRSWTIRKNSTAPKAAAAIHNDFEKGFIRAEVIAYEDFIACGGEAKAKEAGKMRLEGKEYIVQDGDIMHFRFNV from the coding sequence ATGGGATTAGCAATAGGCTTAGTCGGACTTCCAAACGTCGGTAAATCAACAACTTTTAATGCACTAACAAAGGCACAAAACGCGGAGGCAGCCAACTACCCATTTTGTACAATAGAGCCAAACAAGGCTGTTGTGCCTGTTCCTGACAAAAGACTGCATGAACTTGCAAAAATAGTCAATCCTGAAAGAATTCAATATTCTACTATTGATTTTGTTGACATCGCAGGGCTTGTAAAAGGTGCCAGCAAAGGCGAAGGTCTTGGAAACAAATTTCTTTCAAACATACGCGAGACAGAAGTGATTTTACAGATTGTAAGATGTTTTGAAGATGAAAATATTGTACATAATGAAGGAAGCATTGATCCTCTGCGTGATGTTGAAATCATCGAAGGTGAATTGATTTTGGCTGATATTGAAGTGCTTGCAAATCGAATCGAGAGACTTAAAAAACAGGCAAAAGCTGATAAAAGTGCAAAAACTGTTTTAGAAATGGCGGAAGAGCTTTTAGAGTTTCTGGGTGAAGGGAATTTAGCACGCAACTTTGAAAAAGCCGACTCTGATGAGTATCGCCAGCTTAACCGTGAAGTGCGTTTTTTAACCGACAAAGAGATTATGTACGGTGCAAATACAGACGAAGACGGATTGCTAGAAGACAACGAATACGTAAAAGCGCTTCGTGAACATGCGCAAAAGAGCAATTGTGAACTCATTAAACTGTGTGCAAAAGTTGAAGAAGAGCTTATAGGTCTTGAAGATGAGGAAGCACAGGAATTTTTAACAGATTTGGGTGTAGAAGAATCTGGACTTGAACAAATCATACATAAAGGCTTTGACAAACTCGGTCTTATGAGCTACTTTACAGCAGGAGTCAAAGAGGTACGTTCCTGGACAATCAGAAAAAATTCAACTGCTCCAAAAGCAGCTGCAGCCATCCATAACGACTTTGAAAAAGGTTTCATCCGTGCCGAAGTGATTGCCTATGAAGATTTTATAGCCTGCGGCGGTGAAGCAAAAGCCAAAGAAGCCGGAAAAATGAGATTGGAAGGAAAAGAGTATATTGTTCAAGACGGTGATATTATGCACTTCAGATTTAATGTGTGA
- a CDS encoding PAS domain-containing protein has protein sequence MEFTQSEFLVETEVPQDELIISRTDLSGRITYANETFCEISGYSQNEIIGKPHSIVRHPDMPDATFEDLWNTIKAGKQWKGVVKNLRKDRGFYWVEALVSGVYKKGELVEYKSLRSPVSYATKLKYQRLYDKMRSEKNERIRKIIYS, from the coding sequence ATGGAGTTTACACAAAGTGAATTTTTAGTTGAAACTGAAGTTCCCCAAGATGAATTAATCATTTCAAGAACAGATTTATCAGGGAGAATTACCTATGCAAATGAAACATTTTGTGAAATAAGCGGATATTCTCAAAATGAAATCATCGGTAAACCCCACAGTATCGTGAGGCATCCTGATATGCCGGATGCAACATTTGAAGATTTGTGGAATACTATAAAAGCCGGAAAACAGTGGAAAGGCGTAGTAAAAAATCTCAGAAAAGATAGAGGTTTTTATTGGGTTGAGGCTCTTGTTTCGGGTGTCTATAAAAAAGGCGAGCTGGTTGAATACAAATCACTCAGAAGTCCCGTTTCTTATGCAACAAAGTTAAAATATCAAAGATTATATGATAAAATGAGAAGTGAAAAGAACGAAAGAATAAGAAAAATAATTTACAGTTAA